Proteins encoded within one genomic window of Cucumis sativus cultivar 9930 chromosome 3, Cucumber_9930_V3, whole genome shotgun sequence:
- the LOC101216376 gene encoding uncharacterized protein LOC101216376 isoform X2 codes for MNEDYKSIEPGTDLGLGLGYTDQYIQGRLTNRSGVGANAGSMVDVKYVTTDSLSELVWSPHKGLSLRCADSSFNNRKTSILWDAAANKANFALPQSVIAEKSTSNNLLDNRTIILSQAESHLKNISEGKQTSNRTSSDDAACMTSEVQMTLDKGVGNFANETLSRADVAVVCFKEEDLLATGEVDITNAGNILVDEVLTIGKNDCSSVSINRINEVSMEQGEPELDKLQHELLDMDPVRGDKNEDKYISAGKVVLRPLDMFEPTVSRPTFLGKLESSAENDSQNMNGKNAGCEGNKILVTVTDSSHEVRGSNQQEEKDNCNDGVDSASPSSCRMHWIQRKGKEKALSDGDVHGRMLKKDDNSYGSVESCNSAFRSTSKRRWSFEQRLIVGNKRAKKQDGNASGPTSNLGQDSSFMIWISNMMKGFSESIQDEAPTLDLTLAKCDVEQGGPNEEPIYKKINAPGFSGIGFQSIFRSLYNPTMRGEEGAPSATCQAKQEAKGIEIIKNSCDLNATPIACFGESDHFGKQLLLNNENATDLISGNGPTLLIQLKNSPEISCGSHQSHKTRSQGNQNSSNLVSAAGTGEVMHSALGKCKSNGTENVDCDQLCGKINHTTGNVSDPLKSLWISRFAAKASGFTSNPETSNLNTKDDSQCSMHSPRHMPCPQNHIDHHSMDDLDTAVSKEQHNIANTETSPGHKEFKDHSEQKSISKFKSALRSPKIRSPEAMASVFARRLGALKHIIPSDLTINVGNETVTCFFCGTKGHNLHNCSEITEREIEDLSRNIRFCNETVDPPCSCIRCFQLNHWAIACPLAPARCQQQSDSHVSLADRYDSGKLQLTSRIGLSVKPQHLQDRKTDGKMYGVASILNDTGDPNIKTDLSLDFKVTEQVKSAAISFPKCVPPRFPEKSLKGSEMVQVDSFVDNQNSNISHAVLNAVKKLRLSRSNVLKCMSSHTSLSLLDGFFLRIRLGKWEEGLGGTGYHVACIRGAQLTKNSISVIVRGVECQVQTQYISNHDFLEDELRAWWCTISRDGCNALPLAADLRAKVKKKRELGF; via the exons ATGAATGAGGACTATAAAAGCATTGAACCGGGGACGGATTTAGGACTTGGCTTGGGTTACACAGACCAGTACATTCAGGGAAGATTGACCAACAGATCAGGTGTAGGTGCAAATGCAGGTTCAATGGTGGATGTGAAATATGTTACCACCGACTCCCTGTCTGAACTAGTTTGGTCTCCTCACAAAGGTTTGAGCCTTAGATGCGCTGATTCCAGcttcaataacagaaaaacatcGATCTTGTGGGATGCAGCAGCCAATAAAGCAAATTTTGCACTGCCACAAAGTGTAATAGCTGAGAAGTCTACTTCCAATAATTTACTTGATAATAGAACTATTATTTTGTCACAAGCAGAGAGTCATTTGAAGAATATATCTGAGGGtaaacaaacttcaaataGGACCAGCTCTGATGATGCTGCCTGCATGACAAGCGAAGTACAAATGACACTGGATAAAG GGGTTGGAAACTTTGCAAATGAAACACTTAGCAGGGCAGACGTGGCTGTTGTCTGTTTTAAAGAGGAAGATCTACTAGCAACTGGAGAAGTGGATATAACTAATGCAGGAAACATTCTGGTGGACGAAGTATTGACAATTGGGAAAAATGACTGTTCATCAG TTTCCATAAACAGAATAAATGAAGTATCAATGGAACAAGGTGAACCAGAGCTTGATAAACTGCAACATGAATTGTTAGATATGGATCCAGTTCGTGGAgacaaaaatgaagataaatatatttcaGCTGGAAAAGTTGTTCTTCGACCTTTGGATATGTTTGAGCCTACTGTCTCTCGTCCAACTTTTTTAGGGAAACTGGAATCATCTGCAGAAAATGACTCACAAAATATGAATGGAAAAAATGCTGGGTGCGAGGGAAATAAAATTCTAGTGACAGTGACGGACTCTTCACATGAAGTGAGAGGCAGTAACCAGCAAGAAGAAAAGGACAATTGCAATGATGGGGTTGATTCAGCTTCTCCAAGTAGTTGTCGTATGCATTGGATACAAAGGAAAGGGAAGGAAAAGGCTCTGTCTGATGGTGATGTTCATGGAAGAATGTTGAAAAAGGATGACAACAGCTATGGAAGTGTTGAAAGTTGTAACAGTGCTTTTCGTTCAACGTCTAAGAGACGATGGAGCTTTGAACAACGCTTAATTGTTGGGAACAAAAGAGCCAAAAAGCAAGATGGTAATGCTTCTGGTCCAACATCAAACCTTGGTCAAGATAGCTCTTTCATGATTTGGATATCTAACATGATGAAAGGATTCTCAGAGTCGATACAAGATGAGGCACCTACTCTTGATCTTACCCTTGCAAAATGTGATGTTGAACAAGGGGGCCCAAATGAAGAACCAATATATAAGAAGATCAATGCTCCTGGGTTCAGTGGCATAGGTTTTCAATCTATCTTCCGGTCCTTGTACAATCCAACAATGAGAGGTGAGGAAGGAGCACCTAGTGCAACTTGTCAAGCCAAGCAAGAAGCTAAGggaattgaaattattaaaaacagTTGTGATCTTAATGCAACTCCAATAGCCTGTTTCGGAGAGTCTGATCACTTCGGCAAACAACTACTCCTGAACAATGAGAATGCCACAGACCTTATATCTGGAAATGGACCCACCTTGCTTATACAACTAAAGAATTCTCCTGAAATTTCCTGTGGCAGTCATCAAAGTCATAAAACCAGGTCTCAGGGGAACCAGAATTCAAGCAATCTTGTTAGTGCTGCTGGAACAGGTGAAGTTATGCACTCTGCTTTGGGTAAGTGCAAGTCAAACGGTACAGAGAATGTTGACTGTGATCAACTATGTGGAAAGATTAACCATACAACTGGTAATGTGAGTGATCCTCTCAAAAGCTTATGGATTTCCCGTTTTGCTGCAAAAGCATCTGGGTTTACATCAAACCCAGAAACTTCCAACCTAAATACCAAGGATGATTCGCAATGTTCCATGCACAGTCCCAGACATATGCCTTGCCCTCAAAACCACATTGATCATCATTCCATGGATGACTTGGATACTGCTGTTAGTAAGGAACAACACAATATAGCTAATACTGAGACTTCACCAGGTCATAAGGAATTCAAAGACCATAGTGAGCAAAAATCCATTAGTAAGTTCAAATCTGCTTTACGTTCTCCTAAAATAAGAAGTCCAGAGGCAATGGCTTCTGTCTTTGCTAGGAGATTAGGTGCACTCAAACACATCATACCGTCAGATTTGACCATTAATGTGGGTAATGAAACTGTGACCTGTTTCTTTTGCGGCACAAAAGGCCATAATCTACATAATTGTTCTGAAATTACTGAAAGAGAAATTGAGGATCTTTCAAGAAATATCAGGTTCTGCAACGAGACAGTTGATCCCCCTTGTTCATGCATTCGGTGCTTTCAGCTCAATCACTGGGCTATTGCATGCCCACTTGCTCCCGCGAGATGTCAACAGCAATCTGATTCCCATGTTTCTTTGGCCGATCGTTATGATTCTGGTAAGCTCCAACTTACTTCTAGGATTGGTTTAAGTGTAAAACCCCAACACCTTCAGGATAGAAAAACGGATGGGAAAATGTATGGGGTTGCATCAATTCTAAATGATACTGGTGATCCCAATATTAAAACTGATCTTAGTCTTGATTTTAAAGTCACTGAACAAGTGAAGTCTGCAGCAATATCGTTTCCAAAATGTGTTCCTCCAAGATTTCCagagaaaagtttgaaaggAAGTGAGATGGTTCAAGTTGATAGCTTTGTTGACAATCAGAATTCCAATATTTCCCATGCAGTCTTAAATGCTGTAAAAAAACTTCGACTGTCTCGAAGCAATGTTCTCAA GTGTATGAGTTCCCACACGTCACTGTCACTTCTTGATGGTTTTTTCTTGCGTATTCGGCTCGGGAAGTGGGAAGAAGGACTTGGGGGAACTGGGTACCATGTGGCTTGCATAAGGG GCGCACAACTCACAAAGAATTCTATTTCTGTTATTGTTCGAGGGGTTGAATGCCAAGTTCAGACCCAGTACATTTCCAACCATGATTTTCTTGAG GATGAGCTGAGGGCATGGTGGTGTACAATCTCGAGAGATGGCTGCAACGCTCTTCCTCTGGCAGCAGATTTAAGAGctaaagtgaaaaagaaaagggagtTGGGTTTCTAA